One Symphalangus syndactylus isolate Jambi chromosome 10, NHGRI_mSymSyn1-v2.1_pri, whole genome shotgun sequence genomic region harbors:
- the TMEM150C gene encoding transmembrane protein 150C isoform X2 — protein MDGKKCSVWMFLPLVFTLFTSAGLWIVYFIAVEDDKILPLNSAERKPGVKHAPYISIAGDDPPASCVFSQVMNMAAFLALVVAVLRFIQLKPKVLNPWLNISGLVALCLASFGMTLLGNFQLTNDEEIHNVGTSLTFGFGTLTCWIQAALTLKVNIKNEGRRVGIPRVILSASITLCVVLYFILMAQSIHMYAARVQWGLVMCFLSYFGTFAVEFRHYRYEIVCSEYQENFLSFSESLSEASEYQTDQV, from the exons ATGGATGGGAAGAAATGCAGTGTATGGATGTTCCTACCTCTTGTATTTACTTTGTTTACTTCAGCTGGATTGTGGATAGT ATACTTCATAGCTGTGGAAGATGACAAAATTTTACCATTAAATTCAGCTGAAAG GAAACCTGGTGTGAAGCATGCACCGTATATAAG CATTGCAGGTGATGATCCTCCTGCAAGCTGTGTGTTTAGTCAAGTTATGAACATGGCAGCCTTCCTAG CCCTTGTGGTAGCTGTTCTGCGCTTCATACAACTGAAACCGAAGGTTTTAAACCCGTGGCTGAATATTAGTGGATTGGTGgctctgtgtctggcttccttcGGAATGACCTTACTTGGTAATTTTCAG CTCACGAATGATGAAGAAATCCATAACGTCGGAACTTCCTTGACCTTTGGATTTGGCACATTGACCTGCTGGATCCAGGCTGCGCTGACACTCAAGGTCAACATCAAGAATGAAGGACGGAGAGTTGGAATTCCACGGGTTATTCTGTCAGCATCTATCACTCTCTGTGTGGTCCTCT ACTTCATCCTCATGGCCCAGAGCATCCACATGTACGCAGCCAGGGTCCAGTGGGGCCTGGTCATGTGCTTCCTGTCTTATTTTGGCACCTTTGCCGTGGAGTTCCGGCATTACCGCTATGAGATTGTTTGCTCTGAGTACCAGGAGAATTTCCTAAGCTTCTCAGAAAGCCTGTCAGAAGCTTCTGAATATCAGACTGACCAGGTGTAA
- the TMEM150C gene encoding transmembrane protein 150C isoform X1, with translation MRSARQTRPQRLRKEAARPSTPGSCPGGTGMDGKKCSVWMFLPLVFTLFTSAGLWIVYFIAVEDDKILPLNSAERKPGVKHAPYISIAGDDPPASCVFSQVMNMAAFLALVVAVLRFIQLKPKVLNPWLNISGLVALCLASFGMTLLGNFQLTNDEEIHNVGTSLTFGFGTLTCWIQAALTLKVNIKNEGRRVGIPRVILSASITLCVVLYFILMAQSIHMYAARVQWGLVMCFLSYFGTFAVEFRHYRYEIVCSEYQENFLSFSESLSEASEYQTDQV, from the exons tggtACAGGCATGGATGGGAAGAAATGCAGTGTATGGATGTTCCTACCTCTTGTATTTACTTTGTTTACTTCAGCTGGATTGTGGATAGT ATACTTCATAGCTGTGGAAGATGACAAAATTTTACCATTAAATTCAGCTGAAAG GAAACCTGGTGTGAAGCATGCACCGTATATAAG CATTGCAGGTGATGATCCTCCTGCAAGCTGTGTGTTTAGTCAAGTTATGAACATGGCAGCCTTCCTAG CCCTTGTGGTAGCTGTTCTGCGCTTCATACAACTGAAACCGAAGGTTTTAAACCCGTGGCTGAATATTAGTGGATTGGTGgctctgtgtctggcttccttcGGAATGACCTTACTTGGTAATTTTCAG CTCACGAATGATGAAGAAATCCATAACGTCGGAACTTCCTTGACCTTTGGATTTGGCACATTGACCTGCTGGATCCAGGCTGCGCTGACACTCAAGGTCAACATCAAGAATGAAGGACGGAGAGTTGGAATTCCACGGGTTATTCTGTCAGCATCTATCACTCTCTGTGTGGTCCTCT ACTTCATCCTCATGGCCCAGAGCATCCACATGTACGCAGCCAGGGTCCAGTGGGGCCTGGTCATGTGCTTCCTGTCTTATTTTGGCACCTTTGCCGTGGAGTTCCGGCATTACCGCTATGAGATTGTTTGCTCTGAGTACCAGGAGAATTTCCTAAGCTTCTCAGAAAGCCTGTCAGAAGCTTCTGAATATCAGACTGACCAGGTGTAA